From a single Miscanthus floridulus cultivar M001 chromosome 8, ASM1932011v1, whole genome shotgun sequence genomic region:
- the LOC136471643 gene encoding transcription factor GTE4-like, producing the protein MASTPPGNADGGQEAAAGPAPVAASATPSAPPRSRWASEIKVYSRKHPRKNPKPPPLEPAPNPNPLSETLSSVRRSIRCPEAGAAARPDPAAQSSTQPPFPDPATPSSAPPPLPALAAPISSSPVPAPPPALALPVEHTPASGDISSSPVPAPPPAPALTGEYTPASGDISPGLNRDGSAVPNGHGNGWAVVAAEKAQKRRARSELRRQLASELDQVRVLSKRLKVAADALAQEDSMALPQAMVLLPLHVVDAGSMRSQFSPTGPVTPLPDRDMFAPARSLLQRAPLTVSVVHTEAYEKDKWTPKANQLYRNSEFLLAKDKFPPADPHGRKKSKHHKKKRWTLESHGADFDAERRLYSHAFKKSSSLLSRLMKHKFAWVFNKPVDPVALGLHDYFVIIQHPMDLGTIRGRLSHGQYRNPKEFAEDVRLTFQNAMTYNPKGQDVHFMAGQLLGIFEAQWPEIEAKVDYLASCPPLPKKFPPPPIDLRFLERSNSVKHHVPLDSNSRPISHTPTYSARTPSMKKPRAKDPNKRNMTMDEKRKLSDNLQNLPPEKLDAVVQLIKNKNLSVMQHDDEIEVEIDSMDAETLWELDRFVANYKKNLSKQKRRAERALLARQDAELRAQDSVQQIPTQEPNVCKKSPKQNLTVGEQLTSSAPDQANNNGQNAISSSSSSSSSSDSGSSSSDSDSDSSSTDGPSAANSS; encoded by the exons ATGGCATCGACCCCGCCCGGCAATGCCGACGGCGGGCAGGAGGCGGCAGCGGGCCCCGCGCCGGTCGCCGCCTCCGCCACCCCCTCCGCCCCACCCAGATCGAGGTGGGCGTCGGAGATCAAGGTGTACTCCCGCAAGCACCCTCGCAAAAATCCTAAACCCCCTCCTCTGGAACCCGCCCCCAATCCGAATCCCCTCTCGGAAACCCTATCCTCGGTTCGTCGGTCCATTCGCTGCCCGGAGGCTGGGGCCGCTGCGCGGCCCGATCCGGCGGCTCAAAGTTCCACTCAGCCTCCGTTCCCCGATCCGGCGACGCCGAGTTCCGCTCCCCCTCCGCTCCCCGCCCTGGCGGCCCCGATCTCCTCTTCTCCTGTTCCTGCTCCGCCTCCCGCTCTGGCGTTGCCTGTGGAACACACTCCCGCCTCGGGTGACATTTCCTCTTCTCCTGTTCCTGCTCCGCCTCCCGCACCGGCGTTGACAGGGGAATACACTCCCGCCTCAGGCGACATTTCCCCGGGGCTTAACCGGGACGGGAGTGCTGTTCCCAATGGCCATGGCAACGGCTGGGCGGTTGTCGCTGCTGAGAAGGCGCAGAAGCGCAGGGCCAGGAGTGAGCTGCGGCGGCAGCTTGCGTCAGAGCTTGACCAGGTGCGTGTGCTCTCCAAGCGGTTGAAGGTGGCTGCTGACGCCTTGGCGCAAGAGGATTCAATGGCCTTGCCCCAGGCTATGGTGCTGCTGCCATTACATGTGGTGGATGCTGGGTCCATGCGATCACAGTTTTCGCCAACAGGTCCGGTGACGCCCTTACCTGACCGGGATATGTTTGCCCCTGCCCGCTCGCTGCTGCAGCGGGCACCACTAACTGTGTCAGTGGTTCACACAGAAGCCTATGAGAAGGACAAGTGGACACCTAAGGCAAATCAGTTGTACCGAAACTCAGAATTTTTGCTTGCCAAGGATAAGTTCCCACCTGCAGATCCTCATGGACGCAAGAAATCGAAGCACCACAAGAAGAAGCGCTGGACCTTAGAATCTCATGGTGCAGACTTTGACGCTGAGCGGAGGCTATACTCTCACGCATTCAAGAAATCTTCGTCTCTCTTGAGTCGGCTAATGAAGCACAAATTTGCATGGGTGTTCAACAAGCCTGTTGATCCAGTTGCACTTGGTTTGCATGACTATTTTGTAATCATCCAGCACCCGATGGATCTTGGAACGATAAGAGGACGACTCAGCCATGGGCAGTACCGGAACCCAAAGGAGTTTGCTGAGGATGTGCGGCTCACTTTTCAGAATGCCATGACATATAACCCCAAGGGGCAGGATGTTCATTTCATGGCTGGACAGTTGTTAGGAATCTTTGAGGCACAGTGGCCAGAGATCGAAGCCAAGGTTGATTATCTTGCATCATGTCCTCCACTGCCAAAGAAGTTTCCACCACCCCCTATTGACTTGCGTTTCCTTGAGAGGTCAAATTCTGTAAAACACCATGTGCCGTTGGACTCCAATTCACGGCCCATAAGCCATACTCCCACTTACAGTGCCCGCACACCATCAATGAAGAAACCAAGGGCAAAGGATCCGAATAAGAGAAACATGACAATGGATGAGAAGCGTAAACTTAGTGATAACCTCCAAAACTTGCCACCAGAGAAGCTTGACGCAGTTGTGCAGCTCATTAAGAACAAGAATTTGTCAGTTATGCAGCATGATGATGAGATTGAGGTTGAAATTGATAGCATGGATGCTGAGACACTTTGGGAACTTGATAGGTTTGTGGCTAATTACAAGAAGAACCTGAGCAAGCAAAAGCGAAGGGCAGAGCGTGCATTGCTTGCGAGACAAGATGCAGAGTTGCGTGCACAGGATTCTGTGCAACAAATACCA ACTCAAGAGCCTAATGTTTGTAAAAAATCTCCGAAGCAAA ATTTGACAGTGG